CGATCCATTATTTCATAACTCAAACCTATTTCCTGTTCGTCGCTCTGGCCGGGCCACAGGCCCGCGCTCGGGGCTTTGTCAATGATTGATTTAGGAATGGCCAGTTTGACCGCGAGCTCCCTCACCTGTTTTTTCAGGAGATCGCCCAGCGGCAGCACATCCGCGGCGCCGTCGCCGTGTTTTGTGAAATATCCGAATTTCAGCTCTGTTCTGTTGGAGGTGCCGGCGACAAGGTAATTTTTAGTGTTGGCGAAATAATAAATGATCGTCATCCTGAGACGCGCTTTCATATTACCCCGCCCGGTTTTTGAACTTTTAACGGCGCAGGTTTTGAGTGCCGAACGGTACAATTTTGTCAGATCTATTACGCGGAACGGGATTCTGAATTTGCGCGCGAATTTTTTCGCGTCCTCAATATCTTCTTTGAGGGATTCGCATGGCAGAATAAGAGCCGTGGTCTTCCCGCCTGAGGCCTTATGCGCCAGCACGGCCGCGACGGCGGAATCTATACCGCCGCTCAAGCCGAGCACAAAACCCGCCGCGCGCGCGCTTTTGAGCTTTTTCCTAAGGCCGCTTATGATTTTTTTTTCCATGAGCTTCAATTGTACATTAATATTTGCTAAAATTAAAAGTACTCTGAATAGGGCTTATTGGCCGGAATATGGAAAAAATACTGATAGTAGAAGACAACCCCGACGGTGCCGAGGTGCTGAAAGACATATTGTCTGCCGAAGGTTATATCTGCGATATAGCGCCGGATGGCGCCACCGCCGAGCTGAAGGCTCCGATGAATGACTACGGCGTTATACTTCTGGATATAATGCTGCCGGACAAAAGCGGTTTTGAGCTTCTGGAAAAATTTAAAACCGATTCAACCACGTCGCTGACGCCCGTGATCATGCTCACGGCTCTCAACGACACGCAATCGCGGATCAAGGGATATAACCTCGGATGCAACGATTTTATCTCAAAGCCCTATAACCATTACGAGCTCATGGCCAGGGTAAAAAATCATATCAGACTGAAAAACGCCCTTTCCGATCTGGAAGACACCAATAATGTCCTCTACACCCTTGCCGCGGCGATTGAGGCTAAGGACCGCTATACCCGCGGGCATTCAAACAGGGTGAGCAATTACTGTTATAATCTCGCCCGTGGGCTCGGCTGGAGCGAGAATGACTGCATAGGAATAAAGCGCGCCGGACTCCTGCACGACATAGGCAAGATAGGCGTGCCGGATTTCATACTGACAAAGAACGGCGGCCTGACGGCGGAGGAATATCAGATAATTAAAACCCATCCCGTTCTCAGCGCCGAGATATGCTTATCACTGACAAAACTGAAGGATGTGATACCGATAATAAGATATCATCACGAGCGTTATGACGGCAAGGGTTATCCGGGGGGGCTTTCCGGTTCCGCCATACCTCTCGGCGCCCGCATAATGGCGGTTTGCGATTCATGGGACGCGATGACTTCGGACAGGGCATACAGAAAGAAAATAAACAGAGACGATGTGATAAGGATACTTAACGAATGCGCGGGCAAACAGTGGGATCCGGAAATAGTGGGATCCTTTATCTCTTTTTTGAAAAATAATCCTGAATAATTTTTTCGGCCTGAGGATTTATTTTTCCGGAAAGCGAAAGTTTTTACATTGCCTTGACAACTTTGCTCTTTGAAACAATGGCATAAAGAGTGGTGCCTAACGGAAAATTGAAATTGTTCAGGGTTTTGATTTCAACCCTGAATAAAAATTTCAGAAAAAAATTCAAGAATTCAGGCGGTAGCGTTGTGGTATCGCTGTGAAACTTTTGTTTGGGCACGAGAAATTTTCTCATTATTCTCACTGGCGCTACCGCAAAGA
This sequence is a window from Candidatus Omnitrophota bacterium. Protein-coding genes within it:
- the nadE gene encoding NAD(+) synthase, which translates into the protein MKLMEKKIISGLRKKLKSARAAGFVLGLSGGIDSAVAAVLAHKASGGKTTALILPCESLKEDIEDAKKFARKFRIPFRVIDLTKLYRSALKTCAVKSSKTGRGNMKARLRMTIIYYFANTKNYLVAGTSNRTELKFGYFTKHGDGAADVLPLGDLLKKQVRELAVKLAIPKSIIDKAPSAGLWPGQSDEQEIGLSYEIMDRITRTDKIPAGLTAPQKKRAKEMIGRAAHKLKFPDICKIR
- a CDS encoding response regulator, whose translation is MEKILIVEDNPDGAEVLKDILSAEGYICDIAPDGATAELKAPMNDYGVILLDIMLPDKSGFELLEKFKTDSTTSLTPVIMLTALNDTQSRIKGYNLGCNDFISKPYNHYELMARVKNHIRLKNALSDLEDTNNVLYTLAAAIEAKDRYTRGHSNRVSNYCYNLARGLGWSENDCIGIKRAGLLHDIGKIGVPDFILTKNGGLTAEEYQIIKTHPVLSAEICLSLTKLKDVIPIIRYHHERYDGKGYPGGLSGSAIPLGARIMAVCDSWDAMTSDRAYRKKINRDDVIRILNECAGKQWDPEIVGSFISFLKNNPE